One stretch of Roseimicrobium sp. ORNL1 DNA includes these proteins:
- a CDS encoding phage/plasmid primase, P4 family, with translation MMTPPPDPNNPRDLRNTRAYRRGKDNERRTREEQMTLAEPVQVTEEDDGAVTVLAVTPVDGIYNDNRNALEFLSRHHADVRYCWCRKQWVEWNGTSWELDPGAGMQERAKYFSEDILRQAAECSYPMEGKELMKRGRDLGNLAEMKAMLVAASSDPRVSLRTMGMWDADPFLLGVENGVLDLQKCEFHPPQRGLMMTKSARVAYDAAATCPKWEAFVEQILPDPQVRHFMQVSAGYWLTGDAGAQCFWFLYGSGSNGKTTFLETLFHLCGGYGQKAGGMLADKPMDNNTLGELAGLPGARLLVGSEVSDGMRLNESLVKDITGGESIKARFLYKPFFLFRPSCKLVMFGNHRPTISGTDGGMWRRVRLVPFTTVVPAEQRNENLPKELLTELPGILNWCLRGLAEWHANGCKLPMPDPVKNATEGYREDSDVLGEFLGEYTEKVEDKRAKVLLKELFKKYETWCEESGRKWNMSSQALRLRLVERGFESKHTNQGCVVFRLQFRNKPEEECPFDSSEE, from the coding sequence ATGATGACGCCTCCGCCCGACCCCAATAATCCCCGCGACCTGCGCAACACGCGTGCCTATCGACGAGGGAAAGACAACGAGCGCCGCACACGCGAAGAGCAAATGACCCTCGCCGAGCCGGTGCAGGTGACTGAGGAGGATGACGGAGCCGTGACCGTGCTCGCCGTGACTCCCGTAGATGGCATCTACAACGACAATCGCAATGCCCTGGAGTTCCTCAGCCGCCATCATGCAGACGTGCGCTACTGCTGGTGCCGGAAGCAGTGGGTCGAGTGGAACGGCACCTCTTGGGAACTGGACCCCGGCGCAGGCATGCAGGAGCGGGCGAAGTATTTCTCGGAGGACATCCTCCGGCAAGCCGCCGAGTGCAGCTACCCCATGGAGGGGAAGGAACTCATGAAGCGCGGTCGCGACCTGGGAAATCTCGCAGAGATGAAGGCCATGCTGGTTGCCGCCAGCTCCGACCCCCGCGTGAGCCTGCGCACCATGGGCATGTGGGATGCCGACCCCTTCCTGCTCGGCGTGGAGAATGGCGTGCTGGACCTGCAGAAGTGCGAGTTCCACCCGCCGCAGCGTGGCCTCATGATGACCAAGTCTGCCCGCGTCGCCTATGACGCCGCCGCCACGTGCCCGAAGTGGGAGGCCTTTGTGGAGCAGATACTGCCGGACCCGCAGGTGCGGCACTTCATGCAGGTGAGCGCAGGCTACTGGCTCACGGGCGACGCTGGCGCGCAGTGCTTCTGGTTCCTCTACGGCTCCGGTTCGAATGGCAAGACCACATTTCTGGAAACGCTCTTCCACCTCTGCGGCGGCTACGGACAGAAGGCCGGCGGCATGCTCGCGGACAAGCCCATGGATAACAATACCCTCGGCGAACTCGCAGGCCTGCCCGGTGCCCGCCTCCTCGTGGGCTCCGAAGTCTCCGACGGCATGCGGCTCAATGAATCCCTCGTGAAGGACATCACCGGCGGAGAAAGCATCAAGGCCCGCTTCCTCTACAAGCCCTTCTTCCTGTTCCGCCCGAGCTGCAAGCTCGTCATGTTCGGCAATCACCGCCCCACCATCTCCGGCACCGACGGCGGCATGTGGCGACGCGTCCGCCTCGTCCCCTTCACCACCGTCGTCCCAGCAGAACAACGCAATGAAAACCTGCCGAAGGAACTGCTGACGGAGCTGCCCGGTATTTTAAACTGGTGCCTGCGCGGCCTGGCGGAGTGGCATGCGAATGGCTGCAAGCTGCCCATGCCCGATCCCGTGAAGAACGCCACGGAGGGGTATCGGGAGGACTCGGATGTGTTGGGGGAGTTTTTGGGGGAGTATACCGAGAAGGTCGAAGACAAACGGGCCAAGGTGCTGCTGAAGGAACTCTTCAAGAAGTACGAAACTTGGTGTGAGGAGAGCGGCAGGAAGTGGAACATGAGCAGCCAGGCCCTTCGCTTGAGATTGGT
- a CDS encoding helix-turn-helix domain-containing protein encodes MTTTTEEKTEPRELLTTAQARARLGFSEQQLARLRVARRISYFKRGGRILYAPEEVERVLRESEVPALRPVVDVKS; translated from the coding sequence ATGACAACGACGACGGAGGAAAAGACGGAACCGAGGGAGCTGCTGACCACAGCACAGGCACGGGCGCGGCTTGGGTTCAGTGAGCAGCAGCTCGCCAGACTGCGGGTTGCCAGACGCATCAGCTACTTCAAACGAGGAGGACGCATCCTGTATGCGCCTGAGGAGGTGGAGCGCGTACTGCGTGAGTCTGAAGTGCCTGCACTCAGACCGGTGGTGGACGTGAAGAGTTAA
- a CDS encoding SdrD B-like domain-containing protein: MGGTILENTAKIYWDTLPTEDPNIILTGGAPGSDGSEDRDYGAVEENEIFDQNTDDAQDTERVVINANSISGVVYVDLDLSGDFSAGDTFIPGVTLTLTGTDLNGNTINRTTTTDINGSYTFTNVSAGTYAVTETQPTLYVDALETAGTPFGGVVSNAVNSNDITNIVIPEQQSQAGIDYNFGEVQSASISGIVYVDVDASQTYSSGDIGIEGVVVTLTGTDAASQPVSLTTVTGIGGVYVFVGLRPGTYTITENQPSGYLDGVDTAGTLGGDVVVPDSDTIENIDVTAGDNGIDYNFGELRPSSLSGFVYHDANNNGTFNPGEAPIAGVTVALSGTDYLGNVVSASVLTDASGAYHFNALLPGEYVITETQPTAYLDGKDTIGTPGGSPGNDVFTNINLSENFNGVNNNFGELVPATLRGFVYVDADNDGIFDAGETPLAGVEVVLTGTDDLGGVNLTAFTDATGAYIFNDLRPGSYVLNETQPVTPAFPIDYLDGKETVGSTGGTVNNTTDSNTIGNIFLVSGNQSVGNNFGELIPSTLAGTVYEDLNNNGAIDSGENGIPDVIVRLTGTDDRGNTIDTTTTVTTDANGNYLFTGLRPGQYVITETQPATYLDGKDTIGTPGGTTGNDVFSNVNVTSGTVGVNNNFGELPPSSISGFVYNDSNNDGVYDTPGEAPIPSVSVKLTGTDDLGNAVELFATTDGTGAYSFTNLRPGDYVIEETQPAGFLDGIDTPGTNGASLGLLNDRIAVSFSIANNNSTDNNFGELRPSSISGHVFIDANNDGVHDLLEVPVPGVEIRLTGIDDLGNVVSLVTTTNFLGHYEFTNLRPGAYVLTEVQPEQLLDGKDSLGTQGGIALNDRFTFTLTENVNGTENDFGELRPASISGYVYDDRNNNGVLEPGEPGIPGVTILITGVDDLGNAVSRTTVTNALGQFLFDRLRPGTYNLFEVQPAGYNDGIDTAGTKGGTVGNDFIGSIVLDQGDNAELYLFGEHRIIIPPKPKPPGPSPDDGDGDEPIPFAFDAFNNFSIRPDSFRAPGLFQLPSESLRFPVLPLAPIYTGSANPGATLVVELYGAYGSRVGHTTVLADAGGNWIANFPSSTLLDTPTSVRVTQTNVPYAFGSGLGKNLRVYYAPVGLNPGQFVSLSSDVGQTFSEGAPLLGGLDLSNPLQLGAAKYGSEMLPAGGVASGY, translated from the coding sequence GTGGGAGGCACCATCCTGGAGAATACCGCGAAAATCTACTGGGACACCCTGCCCACCGAGGACCCAAACATCATCCTCACCGGTGGCGCTCCCGGCTCAGATGGCTCTGAGGATCGCGACTATGGCGCAGTCGAAGAGAACGAGATCTTCGACCAGAATACGGATGATGCGCAGGACACGGAGCGCGTGGTGATCAATGCCAACTCCATCTCGGGCGTGGTTTATGTGGACCTGGACTTGAGTGGAGATTTCTCGGCCGGGGACACCTTCATCCCGGGCGTGACACTCACGCTCACCGGCACGGACCTCAATGGCAACACCATCAACCGGACGACGACCACGGATATCAATGGCAGCTACACTTTCACGAATGTCTCTGCGGGCACCTACGCCGTCACGGAGACCCAACCCACTCTCTATGTGGATGCCCTGGAGACCGCAGGCACTCCCTTCGGAGGCGTGGTGTCCAATGCCGTAAACAGCAACGACATTACCAACATCGTCATCCCCGAGCAGCAAAGCCAAGCAGGGATCGACTACAACTTCGGTGAGGTGCAGAGCGCCAGCATCTCTGGCATCGTCTATGTCGATGTGGATGCTTCCCAGACATACAGTTCGGGAGACATTGGAATCGAGGGAGTGGTCGTCACCCTCACCGGGACGGATGCAGCCAGTCAACCTGTCTCGCTCACGACGGTGACAGGCATCGGAGGTGTCTACGTCTTTGTGGGACTCAGGCCGGGCACGTACACCATCACGGAAAACCAGCCTTCAGGCTATCTGGATGGCGTGGATACCGCAGGCACGCTCGGTGGAGACGTCGTTGTTCCGGACAGCGATACCATTGAGAACATCGACGTGACCGCCGGTGACAACGGCATCGATTACAACTTCGGCGAGTTGCGTCCCTCCAGTCTCTCCGGCTTTGTCTATCACGACGCCAACAACAACGGCACCTTCAATCCCGGGGAGGCTCCCATCGCCGGAGTGACGGTGGCACTTTCCGGCACGGACTATCTCGGCAATGTGGTCAGCGCCTCCGTCCTTACCGACGCCTCGGGAGCCTACCATTTCAATGCACTCCTGCCGGGAGAATATGTCATCACGGAAACCCAGCCCACCGCTTATCTGGATGGAAAGGATACCATCGGCACGCCTGGGGGCAGCCCGGGCAATGATGTCTTCACCAACATCAACCTCAGCGAGAACTTCAATGGGGTGAACAACAACTTCGGCGAACTGGTGCCTGCCACCCTGCGGGGGTTTGTATATGTGGACGCCGATAACGACGGCATCTTCGACGCGGGGGAAACACCGCTGGCGGGTGTGGAAGTGGTGCTCACCGGGACAGATGACCTCGGCGGCGTGAATTTGACCGCATTCACGGATGCCACCGGCGCCTACATCTTCAACGACCTGCGTCCCGGAAGCTACGTGCTGAACGAAACGCAGCCAGTCACGCCTGCTTTCCCAATCGACTACCTTGATGGCAAGGAGACCGTCGGCAGCACCGGCGGCACGGTGAACAACACCACGGACAGCAATACCATCGGAAATATCTTCCTGGTGAGCGGCAACCAGAGTGTGGGCAATAATTTCGGTGAACTTATCCCCTCCACCCTCGCGGGCACGGTGTATGAGGACCTGAACAACAATGGTGCCATCGATAGCGGTGAAAACGGTATCCCGGATGTGATTGTCCGTCTCACCGGCACCGATGACCGTGGGAACACAATCGACACGACAACCACCGTCACCACTGACGCCAACGGCAACTACCTCTTCACAGGACTACGCCCCGGTCAGTACGTCATCACGGAAACTCAGCCCGCCACCTATCTGGATGGCAAGGATACCATCGGCACGCCTGGCGGTACCACGGGCAACGATGTCTTCTCCAACGTCAACGTCACCAGCGGCACCGTGGGGGTGAACAACAACTTCGGCGAACTGCCACCCTCTTCCATCAGTGGGTTCGTCTATAACGACAGCAATAACGATGGAGTCTATGATACTCCGGGGGAAGCTCCCATCCCGAGTGTGTCTGTCAAACTCACGGGCACGGATGACCTGGGAAATGCGGTGGAGCTTTTCGCCACCACGGACGGCACAGGCGCTTACTCATTCACCAATCTCCGTCCCGGAGACTACGTGATTGAGGAAACGCAGCCTGCAGGCTTTCTCGATGGCATCGACACGCCCGGCACGAATGGCGCCTCGCTGGGGCTTCTCAATGACCGCATCGCGGTGAGCTTCTCCATCGCAAACAACAATTCCACCGACAACAACTTCGGAGAGCTGCGGCCATCCTCCATCAGCGGTCATGTGTTTATCGATGCCAACAATGATGGCGTCCACGACCTGCTGGAAGTGCCCGTGCCAGGTGTGGAAATCCGGCTCACCGGCATCGATGACCTCGGCAATGTGGTGAGCCTCGTCACGACGACAAACTTCCTCGGCCACTACGAGTTCACCAATCTCCGTCCTGGCGCGTATGTGCTCACCGAGGTGCAGCCTGAGCAACTGCTCGATGGCAAGGACTCACTGGGCACGCAAGGTGGCATCGCCCTCAATGACCGCTTCACCTTCACGCTCACGGAGAATGTGAACGGGACGGAAAATGACTTCGGCGAACTGCGGCCCGCCAGCATCTCCGGCTATGTGTACGACGACCGGAACAACAACGGTGTGCTGGAACCCGGCGAGCCTGGCATCCCGGGTGTGACCATTCTTATCACAGGCGTAGATGACCTCGGCAATGCCGTGTCCCGCACCACGGTGACCAATGCGCTGGGACAGTTCCTCTTCGACCGCTTGAGGCCCGGCACGTACAACCTCTTCGAAGTACAACCTGCTGGATACAACGATGGCATCGATACGGCGGGTACCAAAGGCGGCACCGTGGGCAATGACTTCATCGGCTCCATCGTGCTGGATCAGGGAGACAACGCCGAGCTCTACCTCTTCGGTGAGCATCGCATCATCATTCCACCGAAGCCCAAGCCTCCAGGGCCTTCGCCAGACGATGGCGACGGAGATGAGCCGATTCCATTTGCGTTCGACGCGTTCAACAACTTCTCCATCCGTCCCGATTCCTTCCGTGCTCCGGGACTCTTCCAGCTTCCTTCCGAGAGCCTACGCTTCCCGGTGCTGCCCCTCGCACCCATCTACACCGGTTCGGCGAATCCAGGAGCCACGCTGGTGGTCGAGCTCTACGGCGCGTACGGCTCGCGCGTGGGACATACCACGGTGCTGGCGGATGCCGGAGGCAACTGGATTGCGAACTTCCCCTCCTCCACGCTGCTGGATACTCCCACGAGTGTGCGCGTGACGCAGACGAACGTCCCCTATGCCTTCGGCTCGGGGTTGGGCAAGAACCTGCGCGTTTACTATGCGCCCGTGGGACTGAATCCCGGTCAGTTCGTCTCCCTCTCCTCGGACGTTGGTCAGACGTTCAGTGAAGGTGCACCCTTGCTCGGCGGCCTCGACTTGAGCAACCCGTTGCAACTCGGCGCAGCGAAGTATGGCAGCGAGATGCTGCCCGCCGGTGGTGTGGCATCCGGGTATTGA